One window of the Roseovarius sp. THAF9 genome contains the following:
- a CDS encoding tripartite tricarboxylate transporter TctB family protein — MTVRTAELLMAITTLIVSLGLMLNVYTDDLSIGWVRGRGPGAGMWPFWLSAGMALASVATLVRWAQKKTPESRNTDPYISRDTIFLVSISAGSILALLIMMTFVGTYVALVVFMLFFVRFMGRHSWPMTLAFAIGTPIFVYLLFEVALTKYLPKGLPIFEDAFLWVDNFRYEWFY, encoded by the coding sequence ATGACGGTCCGGACAGCGGAACTTCTGATGGCCATCACGACACTGATAGTGTCGCTCGGCCTGATGCTAAACGTATACACAGACGACCTCAGTATCGGCTGGGTCAGGGGCAGAGGTCCCGGTGCAGGCATGTGGCCGTTCTGGTTGTCGGCGGGGATGGCCTTGGCTTCCGTCGCCACACTCGTGCGGTGGGCGCAGAAAAAGACGCCCGAGTCGCGCAACACCGATCCCTACATTTCGAGAGACACGATTTTCCTCGTGTCGATCTCGGCGGGGTCGATCCTGGCACTGCTGATCATGATGACGTTCGTCGGCACATATGTCGCGCTGGTCGTCTTCATGCTCTTCTTCGTGCGCTTCATGGGGCGGCATTCCTGGCCGATGACCCTGGCATTCGCAATCGGCACGCCGATCTTCGTCTACCTGCTCTTCGAGGTGGCGCTGACGAAGTACCTGCCGAAGGGTCTGCCGATCTTCGAGGACGCATTCCTCTGGGTCGACAACTTCCGCTACGAATGGTTCTACTGA